From a region of the Georgenia yuyongxinii genome:
- the greA gene encoding transcription elongation factor GreA produces MTVCGGGAVTQTSTTWLTQDAYNRLKAELDHLTTKGRAEIVEKIDAARQEGDLKENGGYHAAREEQAKQEARIVQLTELLRHASVGEAPADDGIIESGMVVTAKIADKQRTFLLGSREAAPGLGVEVYSESSPLGAALIGRKSGETVSYQAPNGAQISVEISEVKPFKG; encoded by the coding sequence ATGACCGTATGTGGAGGAGGAGCCGTGACACAGACGAGCACCACCTGGCTCACCCAGGACGCGTACAACCGCCTGAAGGCCGAGCTCGATCACCTGACCACCAAGGGCCGGGCCGAGATCGTCGAGAAGATCGACGCCGCCCGGCAGGAGGGGGACCTCAAGGAGAACGGTGGGTATCACGCCGCCCGTGAGGAGCAGGCCAAGCAGGAGGCGCGGATCGTCCAGCTCACCGAGCTGCTGCGGCACGCCAGCGTCGGCGAGGCCCCGGCGGACGACGGCATCATCGAGTCCGGCATGGTTGTGACCGCGAAGATCGCCGACAAGCAGCGCACGTTCCTGCTCGGCTCCCGCGAGGCCGCCCCGGGCCTGGGTGTCGAGGTGTACTCCGAGAGCTCGCCGCTCGGCGCGGCGCTCATCGGCCGCAAGTCCGGCGAGACGGTGTCCTACCAGGCACCCAACGGCGCGCAGATCAGCGTGGAGATCAGCGAGGTCAAGCCCTTCAAGGGCTGA
- a CDS encoding DUF4307 domain-containing protein: MPTNPTTPGPAHPAGPVDPAIMAARYRHGAGAPRRGLVVAGVVAVLLLIGAVVLQATTLTRPSVRTEDLGFTVHDATRTSVRFNVITNPGTTVRCTVGALNTSFTEVGFREVVIGPVSARTTSHQVDVTTTELATTGSVDTCAVVDGD, encoded by the coding sequence GTGCCCACCAACCCGACCACACCCGGCCCCGCGCATCCCGCCGGACCGGTCGACCCCGCGATCATGGCGGCCCGGTACCGCCACGGAGCCGGGGCCCCGCGCCGCGGTCTGGTCGTCGCCGGGGTCGTGGCGGTGCTGCTCCTCATCGGCGCGGTGGTGCTTCAGGCCACGACGCTGACGCGGCCGAGCGTGCGGACCGAGGACCTGGGGTTCACCGTGCACGACGCCACGCGCACCAGCGTGCGGTTCAACGTCATCACCAACCCCGGGACCACCGTGCGCTGCACGGTCGGCGCGCTCAACACGTCCTTCACCGAGGTCGGCTTCCGCGAGGTGGTCATCGGGCCGGTGAGCGCCCGGACCACCTCGCACCAGGTGGACGTGACCACCACGGAGCTGGCCACCACGGGCAGCGTGGACACCTGCGCGGTCGTCGACGGCGACTGA